A section of the Burkholderia mallei ATCC 23344 genome encodes:
- a CDS encoding ABC transporter ATP-binding protein — protein MSSELPAISVQDVSKRFRVFAKPADRLKAAVRHRIGGLAKLVPARLLGTEGASEFHALQHVSFHVQKGETIGIIGRNGSGKSTLLQIICGTLTPSGGRVAINGRVAALLELGAGFNPEFTGRENVYMNAALLGLSKAQIEERLDAIFAFADIGGFVDQPVKTYSSGMYVRLAFAVIAHVDADVLVIDEALAVGDAFFTQKCMRFLRAFMERGTVLFVSHDTNAVVNLCTRVVWLDKGRVREIGPAKDVCDSYLEAFYEEQHCASGRSVRALERSSVVRAIAEGDMRDQRALLINASKLRNDVELFQFTADAKNFGLGGASIEHVGIEDGTGAPLNWVVGGEIVCIRIAVKALQNLERAIVGFIVRDRLGQNLFGDNTYLTTLNEPFAVAAGESFSVRFGFRMPVLPVGDYSVTVAVADGSQSDHVIHQWLHDAVLLKSHSTSVSTGLIGIPMHEIVLERDTLNEVGAAQ, from the coding sequence ATGTCCTCTGAATTGCCGGCAATCAGCGTCCAAGACGTCAGCAAGCGCTTTCGCGTATTTGCCAAGCCGGCAGACCGTCTGAAGGCCGCAGTTCGGCATCGCATCGGCGGTCTCGCGAAGTTGGTGCCCGCTCGTTTGCTCGGAACGGAAGGTGCAAGCGAGTTTCATGCGCTGCAGCATGTGTCGTTTCACGTACAAAAGGGCGAGACGATCGGAATCATCGGCCGCAACGGCTCGGGAAAGTCGACGTTGTTGCAGATCATCTGCGGGACGCTCACGCCGTCGGGTGGCCGGGTTGCGATCAACGGGCGCGTCGCCGCGCTGCTCGAACTCGGAGCGGGCTTCAATCCGGAGTTCACTGGCCGCGAAAACGTATACATGAACGCGGCGTTGCTGGGCCTCTCGAAAGCCCAGATCGAGGAGCGGCTCGACGCCATCTTCGCTTTTGCCGATATTGGCGGCTTCGTGGATCAACCGGTGAAGACCTATTCGAGCGGCATGTACGTGCGGCTTGCTTTTGCCGTCATTGCGCACGTCGACGCCGACGTGCTCGTGATCGACGAAGCGTTGGCCGTCGGGGACGCATTCTTCACGCAAAAGTGCATGCGTTTTCTGCGCGCGTTCATGGAGCGGGGCACCGTTTTATTTGTCAGCCACGATACGAACGCGGTGGTCAATCTCTGTACCCGCGTCGTATGGCTTGACAAGGGGCGCGTTCGCGAAATCGGTCCGGCAAAGGACGTTTGCGACTCGTATCTTGAGGCTTTCTACGAGGAGCAGCATTGCGCATCGGGGCGAAGCGTTCGCGCGCTTGAGCGCAGCAGTGTCGTGCGCGCAATAGCCGAAGGCGATATGCGCGACCAGCGCGCATTGCTCATCAACGCGTCGAAGCTGCGCAACGACGTGGAGTTGTTCCAGTTCACTGCCGACGCGAAGAATTTCGGTCTTGGCGGCGCATCGATTGAGCATGTCGGCATCGAGGATGGCACGGGGGCGCCGCTGAATTGGGTAGTGGGAGGCGAGATCGTTTGCATCCGCATCGCCGTCAAAGCCCTGCAGAACCTGGAGCGTGCCATCGTCGGATTCATTGTCCGGGATCGGCTCGGGCAAAATCTGTTTGGCGACAACACGTATCTCACGACCCTCAACGAGCCGTTCGCTGTCGCGGCGGGCGAAAGTTTTTCGGTCCGATTCGGGTTCAGAATGCCGGTCTTGCCGGTAGGCGATTATTCGGTGACGGTTGCAGTCGCCGACGGTTCACAAAGCGACCACGTGATCCACCAATGGCTGCACGATGCGGTGTTGTTGAAGTCGCATTCGACGAGTGTCAGTACAGGATTAATAGGTATTCCAATGCATGAGATCGTGCTTGAGCGGGATACGCTGAACGAAGTTGGGGCGGCGCAATGA
- the wbiB gene encoding dTDP-L-rhamnose 4-epimerase, translated as MSDVNASLVDGKKILVTGGAGFIGCAISERLAARASRYVVMDNLHPQIHASAVRPGALHEKAELVVADVTDAGAWDALLSDFQPEIIIHLAAETGTGQSLTEASRHALVNVVGTTRLTDALVKHGIVVEHILLTSSRAVYGEGAWQKDDGTIVYPGQRGRAQLEAAQWDFPGMTMLPSRADRTEPRPTSVYGATKLAQEHVLRAWSLATKTPLSILRLQNVYGPGQSLTNSYTGIVALFSRLAREKKVIPLYEDGNVTRDFVSIDDVADAIVATLVRTPEALSLFDIGSGQATSILDMARIIAAHYGAPEPQINGAFRDGDVRHAACDLSESLANLGWKPQWSLKRGIGELQTWIAQELDRKN; from the coding sequence ATGAGCGACGTGAATGCAAGCTTGGTTGACGGGAAAAAGATCCTCGTGACCGGTGGGGCTGGCTTTATCGGCTGCGCGATATCGGAGCGACTCGCAGCGCGTGCAAGCCGCTACGTCGTAATGGACAACTTGCATCCGCAGATCCATGCGAGCGCGGTTCGTCCTGGCGCGCTTCACGAGAAAGCGGAACTCGTCGTTGCCGACGTCACGGACGCCGGTGCATGGGATGCGCTGCTGAGCGATTTTCAACCGGAAATCATCATACATCTGGCCGCCGAAACGGGCACGGGCCAATCGCTGACGGAAGCGAGTCGGCATGCGCTCGTCAACGTCGTCGGCACCACGCGGCTGACGGACGCGCTCGTCAAGCACGGCATCGTGGTCGAGCACATTCTGCTGACGAGCAGCCGCGCGGTCTATGGCGAAGGGGCATGGCAGAAGGACGATGGCACGATCGTTTATCCCGGCCAACGCGGGCGCGCCCAGCTCGAGGCTGCGCAATGGGATTTCCCGGGGATGACGATGCTGCCTTCGCGTGCGGACCGTACCGAGCCGCGGCCGACGAGCGTCTATGGTGCAACGAAGCTCGCGCAGGAACACGTACTGCGTGCATGGTCGCTCGCAACGAAAACGCCGCTGTCGATTTTGCGTCTGCAGAACGTTTATGGCCCGGGTCAATCGTTGACTAACTCCTATACCGGCATCGTCGCGCTTTTCTCTCGGCTTGCTCGCGAAAAGAAGGTGATTCCGCTCTATGAAGACGGCAATGTGACGCGCGATTTTGTCAGTATCGACGATGTGGCGGACGCCATTGTCGCGACGTTGGTGCGCACGCCGGAAGCACTTTCCCTTTTCGATATCGGCTCCGGACAGGCGACGAGCATTCTCGATATGGCTCGAATCATCGCGGCGCATTACGGCGCTCCCGAGCCGCAGATCAACGGTGCATTCCGCGACGGAGATGTACGACACGCGGCGTGCGACTTGAGCGAATCGTTGGCGAACCTTGGATGGAAGCCGCAGTGGTCGCTCAAACGCGGGATCGGCGAATTGCAGACCTGGATCGCGCAAGAGCTTGATCGCAAGAACTAG
- a CDS encoding acyltransferase family protein — MKSEIPVTVPDRFDAADVLGAPQSARVADPSTLANPADRLSTHDNGFGLLRLLFATMVLWDHAFPLGGFGADPMWRLTLNQDSMGGICVSGFFAISGFLIAKSGMRADALQFAWRRCVRIFPAYWAVLIVTALCVGPIIHYVQAGTLHGYWNAALGGPLGYITNNWRLTIGQYGINDLLRDTTPYGHSISESVFNGSIWTLIYEAKCYVMVGLFAMFGLLTAHRRVLLAVTVVAWFVLAIQTINPAFSAQLLPWAGDRHLVQYGTIFLIGSSAAAYSKSLPISDKLGAFAVVVYLISLFKGGYLLLGYPAMVYAILWLACRLPRWARRIGSRNDYSYGIYVFGFLVQQVLAYVGAYKYGFVFYLAASVFFTFICAWFSWHLIEKRALALKDWGPGQGWKYCLARLTMKKEGV; from the coding sequence ATGAAATCTGAAATACCTGTCACAGTTCCGGATCGATTCGATGCCGCCGACGTGCTGGGGGCGCCACAGTCCGCCCGCGTCGCGGATCCGTCGACACTTGCGAATCCCGCCGACCGGCTTTCGACCCACGACAACGGCTTCGGGCTGCTTCGCCTGCTGTTCGCGACGATGGTGCTTTGGGACCATGCGTTTCCTCTTGGCGGCTTCGGTGCCGACCCGATGTGGCGCCTGACGCTCAATCAGGATTCGATGGGGGGAATCTGCGTCTCCGGCTTCTTCGCGATCAGTGGATTTCTCATTGCGAAGAGCGGCATGCGAGCGGATGCGTTGCAGTTTGCGTGGCGCCGATGCGTGCGGATCTTTCCGGCGTACTGGGCGGTGCTGATCGTCACCGCGCTCTGTGTCGGGCCGATCATTCACTACGTGCAGGCGGGAACGCTGCATGGATATTGGAATGCAGCGCTTGGCGGTCCGCTGGGCTATATCACGAACAACTGGCGGCTCACGATCGGACAATATGGAATCAACGATCTGCTGCGAGACACGACACCCTATGGGCATTCGATTTCGGAGAGCGTGTTCAACGGCTCGATTTGGACATTGATATACGAGGCGAAATGCTATGTGATGGTCGGTCTTTTTGCGATGTTCGGACTTCTTACGGCGCACCGCAGGGTGTTGCTTGCCGTGACGGTTGTCGCATGGTTCGTACTCGCGATCCAGACTATCAATCCGGCATTCTCCGCTCAACTCCTCCCGTGGGCGGGAGATCGCCATCTCGTTCAATACGGAACGATTTTCCTGATTGGATCGAGTGCCGCAGCGTATTCGAAGAGTCTGCCGATTTCAGACAAACTGGGAGCGTTTGCTGTCGTCGTTTATCTGATTTCGTTGTTTAAGGGTGGATATCTGCTGCTTGGCTATCCGGCGATGGTATACGCGATCCTCTGGCTTGCTTGCCGTCTACCGCGCTGGGCGCGCCGGATCGGTTCCAGGAACGACTACTCGTATGGAATCTACGTGTTCGGTTTCCTGGTTCAGCAGGTTTTGGCGTACGTGGGGGCATACAAGTACGGTTTTGTTTTTTATCTTGCCGCCTCGGTGTTCTTTACCTTCATCTGCGCATGGTTCAGTTGGCATCTGATCGAGAAACGCGCCCTGGCGCTGAAGGATTGGGGGCCCGGACAAGGATGGAAGTACTGTTTGGCTAGATTGACTATGAAGAAAGAGGGAGTGTGA